One segment of Methylotenera versatilis 79 DNA contains the following:
- a CDS encoding YhdP family protein, translating to MIAIKKTVRWVLYVFAFLLSLIVIAALVIRFVIFPNIHQYKDDIATFASQKMGQKVLIGDIVTGWDDISPHVELLNVDVFDAENRVALHLNNVEASLSWLSVPMLQPKLTQLLIHNPALTIRRNADGSIYLAGINLAGESKPAFANWLLKQRNVIVENAQIIWQDDLRQAPELSLNQFNLTLTRPILNSLLGQHNFEISSLVSTGSAQKINVSGHFIGHDVSKAKTWHGEVITALAQTELAAFKPWLDYPINIQNGLANAKINLTFGNAQILSVKGNVAISNLALVTKNETTPLVATKFAGDLLWSRLNNTQTFIAQHVQLNTNTGLNIQDGSATYVSSIKNNQPWIKANVRLNQLNLAMLKQIASHIHLPKNILAQLNGFAPVGMLQAVNFNWEGTANKPESYLVNAQFKQLGIQAFQKIPGFSNLTGTLKADEDGGEVILASQNATLDFKDILRWPIPASQLKGDINWKIRQGKALINAKDIFISSPHITGTVNASYDMNGIKGGHLNLTGKFDKGNAKYAPFYYPIILGEDTIHWLDTSILAGRADNVLLTVKGHLADFPFVNSQNKPDNQLGIFKVTAKISDAILHYGNGWPGIDNLNLDLLFEGKRMLLEANSGRISGKKILKSRAEITQLDADWPILHIVSEAEGLVSDGIKFVNESPVQQVTLGFTDNLKTAGRGNLQLTLDIPLEDSEQSKYKGIYKVTNGTIFANAALGLPELTKLNGSLIFNEKGLSANNISAEVLGGPAQFSLNTGADKAIKVVANGRINDAGIKNLIPNAFTNQLSGNTNWAGEIVIKKPLVDFNFRSNLVGLAIDLPPPFNKSASQEISLNVDKKQSVIDKDSININYGQLVSAKILRSLKADQLVFERGDIGINTAAVNPLQSGLSIRGKLEELDADEWLALLSEQSSAQTNVNAPANNKLDLSMLTKADLNVQKLTIFDRSINALKVIAIPNRTGLKMLVDAQEMSGNVEWQDADNGKIIARLKRLTIPSTLTAANKNNAKKEYRKQAQTYPALDIVADNFELGTEKTEASKSETLKLGALALNAFENGEDWVIQKLNITNADSTLSIQGNWHNWTRNPNTSLIVSLNTNNIGKTFSRFGQADTIRGGEAKINGQINWAGSPREFDVTRLDGSLTFEATKGQILKVQPGVGRLFGLVTLQSLPRRLSLDFRDLFSDGFAFDKISATARINSGIVRSDDFFMTGPAAEASIKGETDLKAETQHLTVKVIPHISDSLSLAALAGGPIVGAAAFIAQKILKDPFNKIASSEYVIKGTWDNPIEAGAEKDAVEKPDNKSPLH from the coding sequence ATGATCGCCATTAAAAAAACAGTTCGCTGGGTGTTGTACGTGTTTGCTTTTTTGCTGAGCTTAATTGTGATTGCAGCGTTAGTGATACGTTTTGTGATCTTTCCTAACATCCATCAATATAAAGATGACATTGCGACTTTTGCATCGCAAAAAATGGGTCAAAAAGTATTGATTGGCGATATCGTTACTGGTTGGGACGATATTTCGCCGCACGTGGAATTACTGAATGTAGACGTATTTGATGCAGAAAATCGTGTTGCGCTACATTTAAATAATGTAGAAGCCAGCCTTTCCTGGCTGAGTGTGCCGATGTTACAGCCGAAGTTAACCCAATTATTAATCCATAATCCTGCGTTAACTATTCGGCGCAACGCAGACGGCAGCATTTATTTGGCTGGCATCAATTTGGCTGGTGAATCCAAACCTGCATTTGCTAATTGGCTATTAAAACAGCGCAATGTAATCGTAGAAAATGCGCAAATTATTTGGCAGGACGATCTGCGCCAAGCACCCGAACTGTCATTAAATCAGTTCAACTTAACACTCACCAGACCCATATTAAATAGCCTGTTGGGACAACACAACTTTGAAATATCCAGCTTAGTTTCTACTGGGTCAGCGCAAAAAATTAACGTTAGCGGACATTTTATTGGTCATGATGTCAGCAAAGCAAAAACCTGGCATGGCGAAGTAATTACAGCGCTGGCGCAAACAGAATTAGCCGCTTTTAAACCTTGGCTAGATTATCCGATTAACATTCAAAACGGTTTAGCTAACGCAAAAATTAATCTGACTTTTGGTAACGCACAGATTCTCAGCGTAAAAGGCAATGTGGCCATTAGCAATTTGGCGCTTGTGACTAAAAATGAAACCACGCCGCTAGTTGCAACGAAATTCGCGGGTGATCTATTGTGGAGCCGCTTAAATAACACGCAAACTTTCATTGCGCAACATGTTCAACTTAATACCAATACTGGCTTAAATATTCAAGATGGTAGCGCCACCTATGTCAGCTCAATCAAAAATAATCAACCCTGGATTAAAGCCAATGTACGTTTGAATCAATTGAATTTGGCGATGTTAAAACAGATCGCATCGCATATTCATTTGCCCAAAAACATCTTGGCGCAACTGAATGGCTTTGCGCCAGTTGGCATGTTACAGGCAGTAAATTTCAACTGGGAAGGCACTGCCAATAAACCAGAAAGCTATTTAGTGAATGCACAATTTAAGCAATTGGGTATTCAAGCGTTTCAAAAAATACCAGGATTCAGCAATCTGACTGGTACGCTTAAAGCGGATGAAGATGGCGGAGAAGTCATCCTTGCATCGCAAAATGCCACGCTAGATTTTAAAGATATCTTGCGTTGGCCAATACCTGCAAGCCAATTAAAAGGCGACATCAATTGGAAAATCCGTCAAGGTAAAGCGCTTATCAATGCCAAAGATATCTTTATCTCCAGCCCGCACATAACCGGCACGGTCAATGCCAGTTATGACATGAATGGCATTAAAGGCGGCCATTTGAATCTAACTGGCAAGTTTGACAAAGGCAACGCCAAATACGCACCATTTTATTACCCGATTATATTAGGTGAAGATACGATACATTGGCTGGATACCTCAATATTAGCCGGTCGTGCTGATAATGTATTGCTGACAGTAAAAGGTCATTTAGCCGATTTTCCTTTTGTTAATAGTCAAAATAAGCCAGATAATCAATTGGGCATATTTAAAGTGACCGCCAAAATCAGCGATGCGATATTGCATTATGGTAATGGCTGGCCTGGTATCGACAATTTAAACTTAGACCTGCTGTTTGAAGGAAAACGCATGTTGCTGGAAGCAAATTCTGGCCGAATTTCTGGCAAAAAAATCCTTAAAAGCCGGGCTGAAATTACGCAATTAGATGCAGACTGGCCGATATTGCATATTGTCAGCGAGGCAGAAGGTTTAGTATCTGATGGCATTAAATTTGTGAATGAAAGCCCTGTACAACAAGTGACATTAGGTTTTACAGACAACCTTAAAACGGCTGGCCGTGGCAATTTACAACTCACGCTGGATATTCCATTAGAAGACTCTGAGCAATCAAAATACAAGGGCATCTATAAAGTCACTAACGGTACTATTTTTGCCAATGCCGCACTTGGTTTACCAGAGTTAACCAAATTAAATGGCAGCTTAATTTTTAATGAAAAAGGCTTATCCGCTAATAATATCAGCGCAGAAGTATTAGGTGGCCCTGCACAATTTAGCTTGAATACTGGTGCAGATAAAGCGATTAAAGTGGTCGCTAATGGCAGAATAAATGATGCTGGCATTAAAAATCTCATACCTAATGCATTCACCAATCAACTCAGTGGCAATACAAATTGGGCGGGTGAAATCGTCATTAAAAAACCATTGGTCGATTTCAATTTTCGCTCCAATTTGGTCGGTTTAGCGATTGACTTACCGCCGCCATTTAACAAATCAGCCAGCCAAGAAATCTCGCTTAACGTTGATAAAAAACAAAGTGTTATAGATAAAGATTCGATTAATATCAATTATGGTCAGCTTGTATCAGCCAAAATATTACGTAGCTTAAAAGCAGATCAACTGGTTTTCGAACGTGGTGATATCGGCATTAACACAGCCGCCGTGAATCCACTGCAATCTGGATTATCGATTCGTGGAAAATTGGAAGAGTTGGATGCGGATGAATGGTTAGCGCTACTAAGTGAACAATCTTCTGCGCAAACCAATGTTAACGCTCCTGCTAACAATAAGCTCGACTTAAGCATGCTGACTAAAGCCGATTTGAACGTGCAAAAATTGACGATATTCGATCGCTCCATCAATGCGCTCAAAGTGATTGCGATACCTAACCGCACAGGCTTAAAAATGCTTGTAGATGCGCAGGAAATGAGTGGTAATGTGGAATGGCAAGACGCGGATAATGGCAAAATTATTGCCCGACTTAAACGGTTAACTATTCCCAGCACACTGACTGCCGCAAATAAAAATAATGCTAAAAAAGAATATAGAAAACAAGCGCAAACCTATCCTGCGCTGGATATTGTGGCGGATAATTTTGAATTAGGAACTGAAAAAACTGAGGCTTCAAAATCGGAAACTTTAAAATTAGGCGCTTTAGCTTTAAATGCGTTTGAAAATGGTGAAGATTGGGTCATCCAGAAACTCAATATCACCAATGCGGACAGCACGCTTTCTATACAAGGCAACTGGCATAATTGGACGCGCAATCCAAATACCAGTTTAATTGTGTCACTTAACACCAATAATATTGGCAAAACATTTAGCCGCTTCGGTCAAGCCGATACGATTAGGGGCGGCGAAGCAAAAATAAATGGGCAAATCAATTGGGCTGGTAGCCCGCGTGAATTTGACGTGACACGTTTAGATGGCAGTTTGACTTTTGAAGCCACTAAAGGTCAAATTTTAAAAGTGCAGCCAGGTGTTGGTCGTTTATTTGGCTTGGTTACTTTGCAAAGTTTACCGCGGCGTTTAAGTTTAGATTTCAGAGATTTATTCAGTGATGGATTTGCTTTTGATAAAATTAGTGCAACTGCCCGAATCAATAGCGGCATTGTGCGTAGCGATGACTTTTTTATGACTGGTCCAGCGGCAGAAGCAAGTATTAAAGGTGAAACAGATTTAAAGGCTGAAAC
- a CDS encoding response regulator transcription factor: MDKILLIDDDVELVEMLKEYIDLEGFSASTAHDGEAGLQVLQADTYDLVVLDVMMPKLNGIDTLRRIRQTSNMPVIMLTAKGDDADRIVGLELGADDYVPKPCTPRELVARIRAILRRAKPQANQAKTITLNELTLMPEQRRVEWSGVPLVLTSTEFNLLEVLVERAGNVVSKQMLSELALGRPMAKFDRNIDVHMSSVRQKLTAAAGGKQLIQTVYRLGYQYLK, translated from the coding sequence ATGGATAAAATTTTACTGATAGATGATGACGTTGAGCTGGTTGAGATGCTCAAAGAGTATATCGACCTTGAAGGCTTTTCTGCCAGTACCGCGCATGATGGCGAAGCTGGGTTACAAGTCTTGCAAGCAGATACTTATGATTTGGTAGTGTTAGACGTGATGATGCCGAAGTTAAATGGTATCGATACATTGCGACGTATTAGGCAAACCAGCAATATGCCGGTGATTATGCTCACTGCCAAAGGTGATGACGCAGACCGTATTGTTGGTTTGGAACTGGGCGCGGATGACTACGTACCAAAACCCTGTACGCCGCGCGAGCTGGTTGCGCGCATCCGCGCGATTTTGCGTCGTGCAAAGCCGCAAGCTAATCAGGCAAAAACCATCACGTTAAATGAACTGACTTTAATGCCGGAACAACGGCGTGTGGAGTGGTCTGGCGTGCCGTTGGTATTGACTAGCACCGAATTTAATCTGCTGGAAGTATTAGTAGAGCGTGCGGGAAATGTAGTGAGCAAACAAATGTTATCTGAATTGGCGCTTGGCAGGCCGATGGCTAAATTTGACCGTAATATTGATGTGCATATGAGCAGTGTGCGGCAGAAGTTAACGGCTGCAGCTGGCGGAAAACAGTTGATTCAGACTGTGTATCGCCTAGGTTATCAATACTTAAAATAG
- a CDS encoding ATP-binding cassette domain-containing protein, with protein sequence MIQFRNLSLTRGVKVLIEAAAFQLHPGHKVGLIGANGAGKSSIFALLRGELQQEVGDLEIPPNWVIAHVAQETPSLNLAALQFTLEGDAELTEVEAALQAAETQHQGEKIAELHQRLSDIEGYSAKARASSLLDGLGFSQADLTRPVSDFSGGWRVRLNLARALMCRSDLLLLDEPTNHLDLDAVIWLESWLRDYRGTLLLISHDRDFLDNVIDNVLHIEQQRITLYRGGYSDFERQRAEKLALQQAMHEKQQRKVAHLHSYIDRFRAQATKARQAQSRIKALERMEMISAAHIDSQFSFEFRAPVSAPDPLLVLDEVSAGYADKPILSQVVLAIRPGERIGLLGKNGAGKSTLIKLLADELKPLSGKRVTGKDLNIGYFAQHQLEQLRPNESPLQHMMRLDPATREQEHLNYLGGFDFKGDMARSSCENFSGGEKSRLALALLIWTRPNLLLLDEPTNHLDLEMRHALTLALQDYQGGVILVSHDRALLRATCDNFVLVADGAAKAFDGDLDDYKNWLATSKTQAAKTQNNEIVNAETTPKKNDYAQSKAERQARVLARRPLLKETEKLEKQLEQIATEKATLDIRAADVELYDIANKDELQNLLKRQAELTGLVEAAELRWLELHEQLEALPETAN encoded by the coding sequence TTGATTCAATTTAGAAATTTAAGTTTAACTCGCGGTGTAAAAGTGCTGATTGAAGCCGCGGCTTTTCAATTGCATCCTGGCCATAAAGTGGGCTTAATCGGCGCAAATGGCGCGGGTAAATCATCCATTTTTGCCTTATTGCGCGGCGAATTGCAGCAAGAAGTCGGTGATTTGGAAATCCCACCTAACTGGGTCATCGCGCACGTGGCGCAAGAAACGCCGAGTTTAAATTTGGCAGCTTTGCAATTTACCTTAGAAGGTGATGCAGAATTAACCGAAGTGGAAGCTGCACTACAAGCTGCAGAAACCCAGCATCAAGGCGAAAAAATTGCTGAATTGCATCAGCGTTTAAGCGATATCGAAGGCTACTCTGCCAAAGCGCGCGCATCCAGTTTGCTGGATGGTTTAGGTTTTAGCCAGGCTGACTTAACACGTCCCGTAAGTGATTTTTCTGGCGGCTGGCGTGTGCGATTAAATCTAGCGCGCGCGTTGATGTGCCGCAGTGATTTATTGTTACTGGATGAGCCAACCAACCATTTGGATTTGGATGCGGTGATTTGGCTGGAAAGCTGGTTGCGCGATTATCGCGGTACGCTATTATTGATTTCGCATGATCGCGATTTTCTGGATAACGTGATTGATAACGTTTTGCACATCGAACAGCAACGTATCACTTTATACCGCGGTGGTTACAGTGATTTTGAGCGCCAGCGTGCTGAAAAACTGGCACTGCAACAAGCCATGCATGAAAAGCAGCAGCGTAAAGTCGCGCATTTACACAGTTATATTGACCGTTTTCGTGCACAAGCAACCAAAGCACGTCAGGCACAAAGCCGTATTAAAGCCTTAGAACGCATGGAAATGATTTCTGCTGCGCATATCGACTCACAGTTCAGTTTTGAATTTCGAGCGCCGGTATCTGCGCCTGATCCATTGCTGGTGTTGGATGAGGTAAGTGCAGGTTATGCGGATAAACCCATATTAAGCCAAGTGGTTTTGGCGATTCGTCCGGGCGAACGTATTGGCTTGTTGGGTAAAAATGGTGCTGGTAAATCAACCCTTATCAAATTGCTTGCTGATGAATTAAAACCACTAAGCGGCAAGCGCGTGACTGGTAAAGATTTAAATATCGGCTATTTTGCCCAACATCAATTAGAGCAATTGCGGCCAAATGAATCGCCGTTGCAACATATGATGCGTTTGGATCCAGCAACTAGAGAGCAAGAACATCTCAATTATTTAGGCGGTTTCGATTTTAAAGGCGACATGGCGAGAAGTAGCTGTGAAAACTTTTCTGGTGGTGAAAAATCGCGCTTGGCTTTGGCTTTACTGATCTGGACGCGACCTAATCTATTGCTGCTGGATGAGCCGACCAACCATTTGGATCTGGAAATGCGTCATGCGTTAACGCTGGCCTTGCAAGATTATCAAGGTGGTGTGATTTTGGTTTCGCATGATAGAGCTTTGCTGCGCGCAACTTGTGATAATTTCGTATTGGTCGCAGATGGTGCGGCGAAAGCATTTGATGGTGATTTGGACGATTATAAAAATTGGCTGGCGACTTCAAAAACTCAAGCAGCAAAAACACAAAATAACGAAATAGTTAACGCTGAAACAACACCCAAAAAGAATGATTACGCACAAAGTAAAGCAGAGCGTCAGGCGCGTGTTTTGGCGCGTAGGCCATTATTAAAAGAAACTGAAAAGCTTGAAAAGCAGCTTGAGCAAATCGCTACTGAAAAAGCGACCCTAGATATCAGAGCGGCGGATGTAGAGCTGTACGATATCGCTAATAAAGATGAGTTGCAAAACTTGCTAAAACGCCAAGCAGAATTGACGGGCTTAGTAGAAGCGGCGGAATTGCGCTGGTTAGAATTGCATGAACAATTAGAAGCTTTGCCTGAAACCGCTAATTAA
- a CDS encoding Spy/CpxP family protein refolding chaperone, whose amino-acid sequence MKHLSIKQLLAISTLAIALPFSALSHAEPGKDCGRHDDKRGHGFRHGENFGEPGVPRHLHALNLTQDQQDKIFAIAHEQAPAKYAQHKQQRETLEALSTLAQADKFDEAKAQQLADQLGKLEKEKVLSRLKTEAKINAVLTPEQRAKAREFKAADRGGWDKEGRGRNEPARFKQKPAPAVKPTNS is encoded by the coding sequence ATGAAACATCTATCGATTAAACAATTATTGGCGATTTCAACTTTGGCAATTGCCTTACCATTTTCAGCGTTAAGCCACGCAGAGCCAGGTAAAGATTGCGGCAGACATGATGACAAACGTGGTCATGGTTTTAGACATGGTGAAAATTTTGGCGAGCCTGGCGTGCCACGTCACTTGCACGCGCTTAACTTAACCCAAGATCAACAAGACAAAATCTTTGCGATTGCGCATGAACAGGCACCAGCAAAATATGCACAACATAAACAACAACGTGAAACGTTAGAAGCATTAAGTACACTTGCTCAAGCAGATAAATTCGACGAAGCGAAAGCGCAACAACTAGCGGATCAATTGGGTAAATTAGAGAAAGAAAAAGTGTTGAGTCGCCTTAAAACTGAAGCTAAAATTAACGCAGTCTTAACGCCTGAACAACGTGCAAAAGCGCGTGAATTTAAAGCAGCAGATCGTGGTGGTTGGGATAAAGAAGGCCGTGGCAGAAATGAGCCAGCACGCTTTAAACAAAAACCAGCGCCAGCTGTAAAACCTACAAACAGTTAA